One segment of Leptodactylus fuscus isolate aLepFus1 chromosome 7, aLepFus1.hap2, whole genome shotgun sequence DNA contains the following:
- the TAGLN2 gene encoding transgelin-2, translating into MANKGPSYGLSREVQMKIDQKYDQTLENTLVQWIVNQVSIDAGRPEEAGKAGFQKWLKDGTILCHLINSLAPNSVAKIQSSTMAFKQMEQVSQFLKACERYGIAATDLFQTVDLWEGKDMASVQRTLMNLGGLAVTKNDGHFCGDPNWFPKKSLENRREFSQDKLKEGQSVIGLQMGTNKGASQSGMTGYGMPRQIL; encoded by the exons ATGGCAAACAAAGGACCTTCATACGGACTGAGCAGGGAAGTCCAGATGAAGATTGATCAGAAGTATGATCAAACGTTGGAGAACACCCTTGTGCAGTGGATAGTCAACCAGGTCTCTATTGATGCGGGACGTCCCGAAGAAGCAGGGAAGGCTGGTTTCCAGAAGTGGCTAAAAGATGGCACT ATACTTTGCCACCTGATCAACTCCCTCGCTCCCAACTCTGTTGCCAAAATCCAGTCCTCCACAATGGCTTTCAAACAAATGGAGCAGGTGTCTCAGTTCCTGAAGGCCTGTGAAAGATACGGCATCGCAGCTACCGACTTGTTCCAGACAGTTGACTTGTGGGAAG GAAAGGACATGGCCAGTGTTCAGCGGACCCTGATGAACTTGGGTGGCTTGGCGGTTACAAAGAATGACGGTCATTTCTGTGGAGATCCCAACTGGTTCCCTAA GAAATCTTTAGAAAACAGACGTGAATTTTCCCAAGATAAATTAAAAGAAGGACAAAGCGTCATCGGTCTACAGATGGGAACCAACAAAGGAGCCTCCCAGTCCGGAATGACCGGCTACGGCATGCCAAGACAAATCCTCTGA